Proteins from a single region of Limisphaera ngatamarikiensis:
- a CDS encoding alpha/beta hydrolase, whose product MKATLLLFLAGFTWGCLAQVLEPIRLWPGTPPGALGQEEKDVPTLTPFPPPPDRMTGAAVVICPGGGYAVLADHEGSHYARWLNELGIAGFVLKYRLGSSGYRHPVMLQDAARAVRWVRAHAPEYRVDPRRVGIMGSSAGGHLASTLLTHFDDGRADAADPVERQSSRPDLGILCYPVIQLSGPYAHRGSRDQLLGPNAPEELARALSNDRNVTSNTPPCFLWHTLEDRGVPPENSVAFAEALRRAGVPFELHLFEKGPHGMGLGTREWDPARRHPWTVACAAWLKQHGFAR is encoded by the coding sequence ATGAAAGCGACGCTGCTCCTGTTTTTGGCCGGTTTCACCTGGGGTTGCCTTGCACAGGTTCTGGAACCCATTCGGCTCTGGCCCGGCACGCCGCCGGGTGCCCTGGGTCAGGAGGAGAAGGATGTCCCCACGTTGACCCCGTTCCCACCTCCGCCCGATCGCATGACCGGCGCTGCGGTGGTCATCTGTCCCGGCGGCGGGTATGCCGTGCTGGCGGATCACGAAGGCAGTCACTATGCAAGGTGGTTGAACGAGCTGGGTATTGCCGGATTTGTGCTCAAGTACCGCCTGGGATCAAGTGGGTATCGGCACCCGGTCATGTTGCAGGATGCCGCCCGCGCCGTGCGGTGGGTTCGTGCGCATGCGCCGGAGTATCGTGTGGACCCTCGACGGGTGGGCATTATGGGCTCATCCGCCGGCGGCCACCTGGCGTCAACCCTGCTCACACATTTCGATGACGGGCGTGCCGACGCCGCCGATCCCGTGGAACGCCAAAGCTCGCGCCCGGATCTCGGGATTTTGTGCTATCCGGTCATCCAGCTCAGCGGTCCCTATGCACACCGCGGGTCTCGCGACCAGCTTCTCGGACCCAACGCACCCGAGGAACTGGCCCGGGCGCTTTCGAACGACCGGAATGTCACGTCGAACACGCCGCCCTGTTTCCTCTGGCACACGTTGGAGGACCGGGGTGTCCCGCCGGAAAACAGCGTGGCCTTTGCGGAAGCCCTCCGGCGCGCGGGCGTGCCGTTTGAACTTCACCTGTTCGAGAAGGGCCCGCACGGGATGGGACTGGGCACCCGCGAGTGGGATCCTGCCCGCCGTCATCCGTGGACGGTGGCCTGTGCGGCCTGGTTGAAACAGCATGGATTCGCAAGGTAA